In a single window of the Terriglobus roseus genome:
- a CDS encoding NADH-quinone oxidoreductase subunit A has protein sequence MNPTHPYVWNYLPLALQLLVAIGLAGGMVGASFFIGKKRPSKVKAGAYECGMDPVGDARGRFSVRFYMVAMLFILFDVEAVFMLPWATVFRQLPALTGSKFFGFNEMIVYLGFVAVGLFYVWKKGVLDWGNDKADL, from the coding sequence ATGAACCCGACACACCCTTACGTCTGGAACTATCTCCCGCTCGCGCTGCAACTGCTGGTGGCCATCGGCCTGGCTGGCGGCATGGTGGGCGCTTCGTTCTTCATCGGCAAGAAGCGGCCCAGCAAGGTGAAGGCCGGCGCCTATGAGTGCGGCATGGATCCCGTGGGCGACGCTCGCGGACGTTTCTCTGTCCGCTTCTACATGGTTGCCATGCTCTTCATCCTGTTCGACGTTGAGGCAGTCTTCATGCTGCCGTGGGCGACCGTCTTCCGTCAGTTGCCGGCCCTGACCGGCTCGAAGTTCTTCGGCTTCAACGAGATGATCGTGTACCTGGGATTCGTCGCCGTAGGCTTGTTTTATGTCTGGAAAAAGGGCGTGCTCGATTGGGGCAACGATAAGGCGGACCTGTAA
- a CDS encoding WD40/YVTN/BNR-like repeat-containing protein has protein sequence MSRIRLLVGTRKGAFVLEADGTRKDWTVSGPHFAGWEVYHVKGSPLNPDRIYASQTSSWFGQVVQRSDDGGKTWAAAGNKFLYEGVAGTHQWYDGTPHPWEFKRVWHLEPSLFDPEVVYAGAEDAALFRSTDGAASWTELAGLRRHGSGPNWQPGAGGMCLHSIVQDPADAKRMYIAISAAGAFRTDDGGETWKAINRGLRSEFIPDPNAEVGHCVHHIAMHPSRPQTLFMQKHWDVMRTDNAGDQWSEVSGNLPTDFGFVIDVHAHEPETVYVVPIKSDSEHYPLDGALRVFRSRGGGNEWEPLTAGLPQKDCYVNVLRDAMSVDSLDECGVYFGTTGGQVYASADGGDTWNAIVRDLPAVLSVEAQTLA, from the coding sequence ATGAGCCGGATCAGGCTGCTGGTGGGCACACGTAAGGGCGCCTTTGTGCTGGAGGCGGATGGCACACGGAAGGACTGGACTGTAAGTGGTCCGCACTTTGCTGGATGGGAGGTGTATCACGTGAAGGGGTCACCGCTGAATCCTGACCGGATCTACGCTTCGCAAACCTCCTCATGGTTCGGGCAGGTAGTGCAGCGGTCGGATGACGGCGGCAAGACGTGGGCTGCGGCGGGGAACAAGTTCCTGTACGAGGGCGTGGCCGGAACGCACCAGTGGTATGACGGCACACCTCATCCGTGGGAGTTCAAGCGTGTGTGGCACCTGGAGCCTTCGCTCTTCGATCCAGAGGTCGTCTACGCCGGTGCAGAGGACGCCGCGCTCTTCCGTTCAACCGACGGTGCGGCGAGCTGGACGGAACTTGCCGGGCTCCGCAGGCACGGCAGCGGCCCAAACTGGCAGCCTGGTGCGGGCGGCATGTGCCTGCACAGCATTGTGCAGGATCCTGCCGATGCGAAGCGGATGTACATCGCTATCTCGGCGGCAGGTGCCTTCCGTACGGATGACGGCGGCGAGACGTGGAAGGCCATCAACCGCGGCCTGCGTTCAGAGTTCATTCCGGACCCAAACGCCGAGGTCGGTCATTGCGTCCATCACATCGCCATGCACCCGTCGCGGCCGCAGACGCTCTTCATGCAGAAACATTGGGACGTGATGCGTACCGACAACGCGGGAGATCAGTGGTCTGAGGTGAGCGGCAACCTGCCGACGGATTTTGGGTTCGTGATCGACGTGCATGCGCACGAGCCCGAGACGGTGTACGTGGTGCCAATCAAGAGCGACTCGGAGCACTATCCCCTCGACGGTGCCCTGCGCGTCTTCCGCAGCCGAGGCGGGGGGAACGAGTGGGAGCCACTGACAGCCGGTCTGCCGCAGAAAGACTGCTACGTGAACGTATTGCGGGACGCCATGAGCGTCGACTCACTGGACGAGTGTGGCGTTTACTTCGGCACGACCGGCGGACAGGTCTACGCATCCGCAGACGGCGGTGACACCTGGAATGCGATCGTGCGCGACCTGCCCGCTGTGCTGTCCGTCGAGGCACAGACGCTCGCATGA
- a CDS encoding NADH-quinone oxidoreductase subunit C, giving the protein MAEALLSLEAVREAMTDNPAMIALGDMPVKAKFDRNELTVTVSADNIVAAAKAVQDAGYNFFEDCTAVDWYPSEPRFQVSYHIVSMKMKVRIRLAVLLEGDSPVVPSITSVWPSANFYEREVFDLFGIRFSGHPNLTRIMMPTDWEGHPLRKDYPVEGYR; this is encoded by the coding sequence ATGGCAGAAGCTCTCCTCTCTCTCGAAGCCGTTCGTGAGGCCATGACCGACAACCCAGCCATGATTGCGCTGGGCGATATGCCAGTCAAGGCCAAGTTCGACCGAAACGAACTGACCGTCACCGTGAGTGCGGACAATATCGTTGCGGCGGCCAAGGCTGTTCAGGATGCCGGCTATAACTTCTTTGAAGACTGCACCGCCGTGGACTGGTACCCCAGCGAGCCGCGTTTCCAGGTCAGCTACCACATCGTTTCGATGAAGATGAAGGTACGCATCCGGCTGGCTGTGCTGCTGGAGGGCGACTCCCCTGTTGTGCCGTCGATCACATCCGTCTGGCCCTCCGCAAACTTCTACGAACGCGAGGTCTTCGACCTTTTCGGGATCCGCTTCAGCGGCCACCCGAACCTGACGCGCATCATGATGCCTACCGACTGGGAAGGTCATCCGCTGCGTAAGGACTATCCGGTCGAAGGCTACCGCTAG
- the nuoD gene encoding NADH dehydrogenase (quinone) subunit D encodes MAPVAAPDMITPDVLDVVADSARHQDDPAQDRTMVLNMGPQHPSTHGVLRLVLEIDGETVVSLAPDIGYLHTGIEKTCEAKFYQQVVPLTDRIDYLCPMTNNLAYCLAVEKLLGLEIPERAETIRVLLNELTRIQSHLVWLGTHAMDIGALTVFLYCFREREELLRLFEAVAGQRMMTSYFRVGGISMEPPIDWFARVQKFLKIMPSKIAEYEGLLTGNPIWISRLKGVGYLSPEDAVALGVTGPPLRASGVDWDLRRDMPYSGYEKYSFKVPIRTEGDVWARYVIRMEEMYESIKICQQALDRMPEGPVVADAPKIILPNREQMKTQMESLIHHFKIVTEGFGVPAGEVFQTVESPRGVMGYYVVSDGTAKPLRCHMRNPSYATLQALETMCKGKLLGDVVAVIGSIDIVLGEIDR; translated from the coding sequence ATGGCTCCTGTTGCCGCGCCAGACATGATCACGCCGGACGTCCTGGACGTCGTCGCCGACTCCGCACGTCACCAGGACGATCCCGCGCAGGACCGCACCATGGTTCTGAATATGGGACCGCAGCACCCGTCCACGCACGGGGTTCTGCGCCTGGTCCTTGAGATCGACGGCGAGACCGTCGTCTCGCTGGCGCCGGACATCGGCTACCTGCACACCGGCATTGAAAAGACCTGCGAGGCGAAGTTTTACCAGCAGGTGGTACCGCTGACCGATCGCATCGACTACCTGTGTCCCATGACCAACAACCTCGCCTACTGTCTGGCGGTTGAAAAGTTGCTGGGCCTGGAAATTCCCGAGCGCGCGGAGACGATCCGCGTTCTGTTGAACGAACTGACGCGTATCCAGAGCCACCTGGTCTGGCTGGGTACGCATGCCATGGACATCGGCGCGCTGACCGTCTTCCTCTATTGCTTCCGTGAGCGCGAAGAGTTGCTGCGCCTGTTTGAGGCGGTTGCGGGACAGCGCATGATGACCAGCTACTTCCGCGTTGGTGGCATCAGCATGGAACCGCCCATCGACTGGTTCGCACGCGTGCAGAAGTTCCTGAAGATCATGCCGTCCAAAATCGCGGAGTATGAGGGTCTGCTGACCGGCAATCCCATCTGGATTTCGCGTTTGAAGGGTGTCGGCTACCTCTCACCTGAGGACGCTGTTGCTCTTGGCGTGACTGGACCGCCGCTCCGCGCCAGTGGCGTGGACTGGGATCTGCGTCGCGACATGCCCTACTCCGGTTACGAGAAGTACAGCTTCAAGGTGCCGATCCGCACCGAGGGCGATGTGTGGGCGCGCTACGTGATCCGGATGGAAGAGATGTATGAGTCCATCAAGATCTGCCAGCAGGCGCTGGATCGCATGCCCGAAGGCCCGGTTGTCGCAGACGCGCCGAAGATCATCCTGCCGAACCGTGAGCAGATGAAGACGCAGATGGAATCGCTGATCCACCACTTCAAGATCGTCACCGAAGGTTTCGGCGTTCCGGCAGGCGAAGTCTTCCAGACAGTGGAGTCGCCGCGCGGCGTCATGGGCTACTACGTCGTAAGTGACGGCACAGCAAAGCCGCTGCGCTGCCACATGCGCAACCCAAGTTACGCCACACTGCAGGCGCTGGAGACCATGTGCAAGGGCAAGCTGCTGGGCGATGTGGTCGCGGTCATCGGATCGATCGACATCGTGCTCGGTGAAATCGACCGCTAG
- a CDS encoding glycosyltransferase family 2 protein, with protein sequence MPVQSAFEPEHILPLNHPVPAGHCLDLAVVLPTFNERDNVPLILAELAQHLHGLRWEAIFVDDDSPDGTAEVVTACAVDTPNVRLIHRVGRRGLASACIEGMMATHAPVIAVMDADLQHDTAILPQMLRRLRRESLDVVVATRNSVGGSMGDFKRGRVMLSRCGQKISQSICRCELTDPMSGYFLLRREFLQEVVRDLQGEGFKILVDLLASSRRPVRVGEVGYTFAARRHGQSKLDIVVGIEYLFMVANKLLGNALPPRMAVYLLVGGCGLLVHLVTLLTLMRLRHMHFVEAQFFATTFAMVANFFANNRITFRDRQLKGSRLLPGLAKFALACSFGAWANVVLSRALLQSNVEWYLAGLSGIVLGSVWNLSVSSVFTWPARRRSSSSQPEERFASVIEAVR encoded by the coding sequence ATGCCCGTCCAATCGGCTTTTGAGCCTGAGCACATCCTGCCCCTCAATCACCCGGTTCCGGCGGGACACTGCCTCGACCTCGCCGTGGTCTTGCCGACCTTCAATGAGCGCGACAATGTTCCGCTAATCCTCGCCGAGCTTGCACAACATCTGCACGGCTTGCGGTGGGAGGCGATCTTCGTCGATGACGATTCGCCCGACGGAACCGCAGAGGTAGTGACGGCGTGCGCCGTCGACACGCCAAATGTGCGACTGATCCACCGTGTCGGCCGCCGCGGCCTCGCGTCCGCCTGCATTGAAGGCATGATGGCCACCCACGCGCCTGTGATCGCCGTAATGGATGCCGATCTGCAGCATGACACCGCGATCCTGCCACAGATGCTTCGTCGACTGCGGCGCGAATCCCTTGATGTCGTCGTGGCCACACGGAACTCCGTTGGCGGCAGCATGGGTGACTTCAAACGCGGACGCGTCATGCTGAGTCGCTGCGGACAAAAGATCAGCCAGTCCATCTGCCGCTGTGAACTCACGGATCCCATGAGCGGTTACTTCCTCCTGCGGCGCGAGTTTCTGCAGGAGGTCGTCCGGGATCTGCAGGGCGAGGGCTTCAAAATCCTGGTCGATCTCCTGGCATCGTCACGTCGCCCGGTTCGCGTCGGCGAGGTTGGTTATACCTTCGCGGCACGCCGGCATGGCCAGAGCAAGCTGGACATCGTCGTGGGAATCGAATACCTCTTCATGGTGGCCAACAAGCTGCTTGGCAATGCCCTGCCGCCTCGAATGGCGGTATACCTTCTGGTCGGCGGCTGCGGTCTCCTGGTACACCTGGTGACCCTGCTGACACTGATGCGGCTACGCCACATGCACTTTGTCGAAGCTCAATTTTTTGCCACCACCTTTGCCATGGTCGCGAACTTCTTCGCGAACAACCGCATCACCTTCCGCGACCGCCAACTGAAAGGATCGCGGCTGCTGCCGGGCCTGGCAAAGTTTGCGCTGGCCTGCTCCTTCGGAGCATGGGCGAATGTCGTCCTCTCGCGCGCATTGCTGCAATCGAATGTGGAATGGTACCTGGCCGGTCTTTCGGGCATTGTCCTGGGATCGGTCTGGAATCTTTCCGTGAGCAGCGTCTTCACCTGGCCGGCACGCCGCCGGTCTTCCTCGTCGCAGCCGGAAGAACGATTTGCGTCCGTGATTGAGGCCGTCCGCTGA
- a CDS encoding thiazole synthase, with product MELLVIAGKAFQSRLIVGTGKYKDGAETRDAIEASGAEMVTVAVRRVNLDRSSESLLDFIDPQRYFLLPNTAGCYTGEEAIRAARLGREVGLSDWVKIEVIGDKRTLYPDVAGTLLATEVLVKEGFTVLPYTSDDIVFAKRLIDVGAAAVMPLGAPIGSGLGLQNTANLRILREMITEVPLIVDAGVGTASDAAVAMEMGFDAVLMNTAIAEAREPVLMAEAMGNAVLAGRQAFLAGRMPRRLYASASSPMEGVSR from the coding sequence ATGGAACTTCTGGTTATCGCAGGCAAGGCCTTTCAGTCACGGCTGATCGTTGGAACGGGCAAGTACAAAGATGGAGCGGAGACACGTGACGCGATCGAAGCGTCGGGCGCGGAGATGGTCACGGTCGCGGTCCGCCGCGTGAATCTCGACCGCTCCTCGGAGTCGCTGCTGGACTTCATCGATCCGCAGCGCTACTTCCTGCTGCCGAATACGGCTGGCTGCTACACGGGCGAAGAAGCGATCCGTGCCGCACGGTTGGGCCGCGAAGTGGGTCTTTCGGATTGGGTGAAGATCGAGGTCATTGGGGACAAGCGCACCCTCTATCCCGACGTAGCAGGAACGCTGTTAGCAACAGAGGTTCTGGTCAAGGAAGGCTTTACGGTATTGCCGTATACCTCTGATGACATTGTGTTTGCTAAGCGATTAATCGATGTCGGCGCGGCCGCGGTCATGCCGCTGGGAGCGCCCATCGGTTCCGGCCTGGGCCTGCAGAACACGGCCAACCTGCGCATCCTGCGGGAGATGATCACGGAAGTACCGTTGATTGTGGATGCAGGCGTAGGAACAGCCAGCGACGCTGCGGTGGCGATGGAGATGGGCTTCGACGCCGTTTTGATGAACACGGCGATCGCAGAAGCGCGTGAGCCTGTCTTGATGGCGGAAGCGATGGGGAATGCCGTTCTCGCCGGCCGCCAGGCGTTCCTTGCGGGCCGGATGCCACGCCGACTCTACGCCTCGGCCAGTTCGCCCATGGAAGGCGTCTCGCGATAG
- a CDS encoding prepilin peptidase: MRADLLLPAIAFLFGLLIGSFLNVCIARLPLDESVATPRSRCPACGHTIRWYDNIPLLSYALLRGHCRDCGAPISWRYPAVELVTGIWFALSALVVAHGIDLSGDIFARLIVHAVGIAMVGSLLIALMVIDWKHHLLPNTLTIPGILLGLIFACAEAVFLGDNEGNVILQHAPDINSANAGRSPGNIFLTGAEHLIFGRLLAAIGAFLLLFLIRVAYRAIRKRDGMGLGDAKLLAMIAAFVGLAPTVLSLFLGLMLATFYATVMLLRRQADAATRLPFGSFLCMGGLLAALYGERITDAYLALFR; the protein is encoded by the coding sequence GTGCGAGCCGACCTACTCCTCCCAGCGATTGCGTTTCTCTTCGGTCTGCTGATTGGCAGCTTTCTCAACGTTTGTATCGCACGGCTTCCGCTGGATGAGTCGGTTGCGACACCGCGTTCGCGCTGCCCTGCCTGCGGCCACACCATCCGCTGGTACGACAACATTCCCCTGCTGAGCTACGCACTGCTGCGCGGACATTGCCGAGACTGCGGCGCCCCAATCTCATGGCGCTATCCGGCGGTGGAGCTCGTTACCGGCATCTGGTTCGCGCTATCCGCCCTGGTTGTGGCCCATGGGATAGATCTCTCCGGCGACATCTTCGCGAGGCTCATCGTTCACGCCGTTGGAATCGCTATGGTCGGCAGCCTTCTGATCGCACTGATGGTCATCGACTGGAAGCATCACTTACTACCCAACACGCTGACGATCCCGGGCATCCTGCTTGGACTGATCTTCGCGTGCGCGGAGGCGGTCTTTCTTGGCGACAATGAAGGCAACGTAATTCTGCAGCACGCCCCCGACATCAACAGCGCGAACGCTGGACGCAGCCCCGGCAACATCTTCCTGACGGGTGCAGAGCACCTGATCTTCGGCCGCCTGCTTGCGGCAATCGGCGCGTTCCTGCTGCTGTTCCTCATCCGCGTTGCTTATCGGGCAATCCGTAAACGGGACGGCATGGGTCTCGGCGACGCCAAGCTGCTGGCCATGATCGCAGCCTTCGTCGGCCTGGCCCCCACCGTCCTGTCGCTCTTCCTCGGCCTGATGCTGGCGACCTTCTATGCGACTGTCATGCTGCTCCGCCGACAAGCGGACGCCGCAACGCGGCTTCCTTTCGGCAGTTTCCTGTGCATGGGCGGGCTACTTGCCGCGCTGTATGGAGAGCGGATCACCGATGCCTATCTCGCTCTCTTCCGATAG
- a CDS encoding ribonuclease E inhibitor RraB gives MTTEASAKENLDQQLANNTARLKELVDQQYNVEVTRSIVLCFSSDDDECARALIKALFAKGTRVLQPEPEKRGDRFQIRVGVKRSLRDTVREEFVSDMVHTASGMNGTFDGWNLLGEESAEQAQTQGDTPDARSAGTLNS, from the coding sequence ATGACGACTGAAGCCAGCGCGAAAGAGAATCTTGACCAGCAGCTTGCGAACAACACCGCCCGCTTGAAGGAGTTGGTGGATCAGCAATACAACGTGGAAGTTACGCGCTCCATCGTTCTGTGTTTCTCCTCGGACGATGACGAGTGCGCGCGCGCTCTCATCAAGGCATTATTCGCGAAGGGTACCCGTGTGCTTCAACCTGAGCCGGAAAAACGGGGGGACCGTTTTCAGATCCGTGTGGGTGTGAAGCGCAGCCTCCGGGACACGGTGCGCGAGGAATTCGTCTCCGACATGGTTCACACGGCAAGCGGGATGAATGGCACCTTCGACGGCTGGAATCTGCTCGGAGAGGAATCCGCGGAACAGGCGCAGACGCAAGGCGACACACCAGACGCACGCTCGGCAGGGACGCTGAACTCTTAG
- a CDS encoding glyoxalase gives MMDRAHNLTAILPCNDVSRSRAFYERMGFQVWAGDDHYLMMRDGKGGELHLQPACEDWLVPGRNPFGLYLYSEDVDTLAENFLGEILGKIHGPEDKPWGMYEFSVSDPDETLVRIGWPTHLRAALSK, from the coding sequence ATGATGGATCGAGCACACAATCTGACGGCAATTCTTCCATGCAACGACGTCTCCCGGAGCAGAGCCTTCTACGAGCGGATGGGCTTCCAGGTCTGGGCCGGCGACGACCACTACCTGATGATGCGCGACGGCAAGGGTGGCGAACTCCACCTGCAGCCAGCCTGTGAAGACTGGCTGGTGCCGGGCCGCAATCCCTTCGGCCTCTACCTGTACTCGGAGGACGTCGACACACTGGCCGAGAACTTCCTCGGCGAGATCCTCGGGAAGATTCATGGGCCGGAGGACAAGCCGTGGGGCATGTATGAGTTCTCAGTTTCGGACCCGGACGAGACGCTCGTCCGCATCGGCTGGCCGACCCATCTGCGCGCAGCTCTTTCGAAATAA
- a CDS encoding MoaD/ThiS family protein, whose protein sequence is MKIRVELPANLCRLAHVAPLVELEAGDQPTQRSMMEALEAKLPALQGTVRDHTTQLRRPYLRFFACNEDISHQDIDQALPPSIANGSEPLLIIGAVSGG, encoded by the coding sequence ATGAAGATCCGGGTAGAACTACCGGCGAACCTGTGCCGGCTGGCACACGTCGCGCCTCTGGTAGAGCTTGAGGCAGGGGATCAACCCACCCAACGGTCCATGATGGAGGCGCTGGAGGCAAAGCTGCCAGCACTGCAGGGCACCGTTCGCGATCACACCACGCAACTGCGGCGGCCGTACCTGCGCTTCTTCGCCTGCAACGAAGACATCTCGCACCAGGACATCGACCAGGCGCTCCCACCATCCATCGCCAATGGAAGCGAACCTCTGCTGATCATCGGAGCCGTCTCGGGCGGCTGA
- a CDS encoding Uma2 family endonuclease, with protein sequence MATTVHIPVSEYLRSSYEPDCDYVDGDLEERYLGEEWHSAVQGAISAIFYMHRKEWLLRALPEQRVQVSSTRFRVPDVCVVPSEKPFTGILTDPPVLCVEVLSPEDRFQRVVTRAQEYLHMGVPNIWIIDPKSRECWVLDASGGALPMVDEAFTIPGTPVGLTIADIFEEIDSAPKA encoded by the coding sequence ATGGCGACCACGGTCCACATCCCGGTGAGCGAATATCTTCGCAGTTCCTACGAGCCGGACTGTGACTATGTCGACGGTGACCTCGAGGAGCGCTACTTGGGCGAGGAATGGCACTCCGCAGTTCAAGGTGCGATCAGCGCCATTTTTTACATGCACCGGAAAGAATGGCTTCTTCGTGCTCTTCCCGAGCAGCGGGTCCAGGTGTCGTCGACTCGTTTCCGTGTTCCAGATGTGTGCGTTGTGCCGTCTGAGAAGCCGTTCACCGGCATCCTGACGGATCCGCCCGTTCTCTGCGTCGAGGTCTTGTCGCCGGAGGACCGCTTTCAACGGGTCGTGACGCGCGCGCAGGAATATCTGCACATGGGCGTGCCAAATATCTGGATCATCGATCCGAAGTCTCGTGAATGCTGGGTTCTGGATGCCAGCGGAGGTGCACTGCCGATGGTGGACGAAGCCTTCACCATCCCCGGCACTCCGGTAGGTCTCACGATCGCGGACATCTTCGAAGAGATCGACAGCGCCCCGAAGGCTTAG
- a CDS encoding glycosyltransferase 87 family protein, giving the protein MNGSSRIHRNSVLLLWVLALAVFPVWVHFDAPGWDVAIYAKGMHDAAAGLDPYEQAMAVQRAYHAAHSLQAGVAPPYSYVYSPITLPLLRAIAHLPEWFSGSVYWLLYATGALVQIWVSMRFLKSRELRIFAYVAPVTFFFPGLLANGTIQSGNIAYILYALVFATAVYGWRRQNWWSFYCAVVLASCVKAPLLSLVVIAPLSARRQMLPAVATVAAGTLLFGIQPVLWPSLFRHYLQAVELQFSFNRDFGCSPAGLFSAIRFDHGLPYAPASYFVYLAYALPLLACMVYLSRRFLRGDFTLQDWAPLLLVGTILLNPRLLEYDVAPITLPLALLAWRWITNLDRFRVAAGVFAIVFFLVANGLSIYSWEIRKQIDGPLLVILFLAGAWTLLRTARTDTRETGDYRETPSMGELAEA; this is encoded by the coding sequence TTGAACGGATCGAGCCGTATCCATCGCAATTCTGTTCTGCTGCTATGGGTGCTCGCGCTTGCGGTATTTCCGGTATGGGTGCACTTCGACGCTCCCGGCTGGGACGTTGCCATCTATGCCAAGGGCATGCACGATGCTGCAGCGGGTCTGGACCCTTATGAGCAGGCAATGGCTGTGCAGCGCGCCTACCATGCTGCTCATTCCCTGCAGGCTGGTGTTGCGCCCCCATACAGCTACGTCTACTCACCAATTACCCTGCCTTTGCTGAGGGCCATTGCACATCTGCCCGAATGGTTCAGCGGCTCAGTCTATTGGCTGCTATACGCGACAGGCGCACTGGTGCAGATCTGGGTCAGCATGCGCTTTTTGAAGAGCCGGGAGCTCCGCATCTTCGCTTATGTAGCTCCGGTAACCTTTTTCTTTCCTGGGCTGCTGGCGAACGGCACCATTCAGAGCGGCAATATCGCCTACATTCTGTATGCCCTGGTCTTTGCAACGGCGGTTTACGGTTGGAGACGGCAGAACTGGTGGTCGTTCTATTGCGCGGTCGTCCTTGCATCGTGCGTCAAAGCGCCCTTGCTGAGCCTTGTCGTCATCGCCCCGCTCTCAGCCCGTCGGCAGATGCTGCCAGCCGTCGCGACCGTTGCAGCAGGAACGTTGCTGTTCGGCATACAGCCGGTGCTTTGGCCATCGCTCTTCCGGCATTACCTCCAGGCCGTCGAGCTTCAGTTCAGCTTCAACCGTGACTTCGGATGCAGCCCCGCTGGACTGTTCAGCGCCATTCGCTTCGATCACGGTCTGCCGTACGCGCCGGCAAGCTACTTCGTTTACCTTGCCTATGCGCTGCCACTGCTGGCCTGCATGGTCTACCTGTCGCGACGCTTCCTGCGCGGCGATTTCACACTGCAGGATTGGGCTCCACTGTTACTGGTCGGAACGATTCTGTTAAATCCGCGGCTGCTGGAATATGACGTCGCGCCCATCACGTTGCCGCTGGCGCTGCTCGCCTGGCGCTGGATCACGAATTTAGATCGTTTCCGTGTAGCGGCAGGAGTGTTTGCAATCGTGTTCTTCCTGGTGGCGAACGGCCTGTCGATCTACAGCTGGGAGATCCGGAAGCAGATCGATGGACCGCTGCTCGTCATCCTGTTCCTCGCTGGTGCCTGGACGCTGCTGCGCACAGCACGGACAGACACCAGGGAGACCGGAGACTATCGCGAGACGCCTTCCATGGGCGAACTGGCCGAGGCGTAG
- a CDS encoding DUF3185 domain-containing protein, translating into MKALVVVGVVLILAGVASLVTGGFSFTHQKKDVDAGPIQISHESTKHVPVGPIVAGVLIVCGLGLTVVGAKK; encoded by the coding sequence ATGAAGGCATTGGTTGTGGTTGGTGTGGTGTTGATCCTGGCGGGTGTCGCCAGCCTTGTAACAGGTGGCTTCTCCTTCACGCATCAGAAGAAGGACGTGGATGCCGGCCCCATCCAGATCAGCCACGAATCGACGAAGCACGTACCGGTCGGCCCGATTGTGGCTGGTGTGCTGATCGTTTGCGGGCTGGGACTTACCGTCGTCGGCGCCAAGAAGTAG